The Parashewanella spongiae genome has a window encoding:
- a CDS encoding recombinase family protein, which yields MKIGYARISTKDQNLSLQLEALKQAGCEKIYADKISGIKTDRKEFCLALEVLREGDSLVVWKLDRLGRNVKDLVTMVGSLEQKGINFKSLTDNIDTSTPAGRFFFHVMASLAQMERELMLERTKAGLDSARKRGRIGGRKRRMTDSKIAAAKRLLEDGIPPKDVASDLGVSIPTLYRWLPASERTHLTTN from the coding sequence ATGAAGATTGGTTATGCCCGTATATCAACAAAGGATCAAAACTTATCACTTCAGTTAGAAGCTTTAAAACAAGCTGGTTGTGAAAAAATTTATGCTGATAAAATAAGTGGGATCAAAACTGACCGAAAAGAATTCTGTTTAGCGTTGGAAGTCTTAAGAGAGGGCGACAGCCTTGTTGTATGGAAGCTTGATCGCCTTGGAAGAAATGTTAAGGACTTGGTTACGATGGTCGGCTCTCTTGAGCAAAAAGGAATCAACTTCAAGAGCCTTACAGATAATATTGACACTTCAACTCCAGCTGGAAGATTCTTTTTTCATGTAATGGCTAGTCTTGCTCAAATGGAGCGAGAATTAATGCTTGAAAGAACGAAAGCTGGTTTAGATTCAGCCAGAAAGCGTGGGAGAATTGGAGGACGTAAGCGAAGAATGACAGACTCCAAGATAGCAGCTGCTAAAAGATTACTTGAAGACGGTATTCCACCAAAAGATGTAGCTTCAGATTTAGGTGTTTCAATACCAACCCTCTATCGATGGCTCCCTGCTTCAGAAAGAACACACCTCACTACGAATTGA
- a CDS encoding virulence factor: MFAIAFDLVVADTDRHHPKSVSQAYTDIASTLSGFGFNRIQGSLYVCDNEDMANLFRAITALKALPWFSDSVRDIRAFRVEQWSDFTSMIKE, from the coding sequence ATGTTTGCTATCGCTTTTGATCTAGTTGTCGCAGACACTGACCGTCATCACCCGAAAAGTGTCTCTCAAGCTTATACTGATATTGCCTCAACCCTTTCTGGTTTTGGGTTTAATAGAATTCAAGGCAGCTTATATGTTTGTGATAATGAAGATATGGCAAACTTATTCCGAGCTATCACAGCCTTGAAAGCACTTCCTTGGTTTTCTGATTCAGTTCGGGATATACGAGCATTCAGGGTTGAGCAATGGTCAGACTTTACCAGCATGATTAAAGAGTAG
- a CDS encoding DUF5397 family protein: MLNDQFPSPDLIGEYRQFGEMGPAYKIVRPVRRVDKDDWVLLIEVLETGEETEYRFSKVKNDPKVH; the protein is encoded by the coding sequence ATGTTAAATGATCAATTTCCATCACCTGATCTTATCGGTGAATATCGACAGTTTGGAGAAATGGGGCCTGCCTATAAAATAGTTAGACCTGTTCGTCGAGTAGATAAAGATGATTGGGTATTATTAATCGAGGTCTTAGAAACAGGTGAGGAAACCGAATATCGGTTTTCAAAAGTCAAAAACGATCCAAAGGTACATTAA
- a CDS encoding Tn3 family transposase has translation MANKNKNLSVLSEAEIFAYYGLPDFDEEQQVRFLLLSESELALAKSRPNINSQIYCALQLGFFKAKKLFFKFDWTEVEADKDFIIENYFSSADVITANAIGNKEYYMQRKLIAEYFGYQMWSTVHKPQLLKLAKQVARRDVTPIYISVELLSWLDESEIMRPAYTTLQLIVVEALSFERGRIELLIEETLTTTQKLSLDNLLIREDSLSNLAALKQDAKNFRWKQMSLEREKRSSLKSIYKISKMILPKLDISLQNRLYYSSLAIFYTIYDLRRLPKGQSYLYLLCYAFYRFRQLTDNLVDAMKFHLKKLETTNKTSANIKFNKLHANERKKAPLVGKLLLLYVDEKLTDITPFGEVRRRAFNILSKEELKEAGNSMLDKSITRLSLRWQLVSEISKLVTYHLRPIFREIHFESSIPNNPWLRALNWVNSTHDKKQTLSSRSIDECPSETLPKRLKSFLCQFDDDNQPISVYADRYEFWLYRQLRKRLQAGELYIDDSIQYRRLNDELVSVDDKVSILEQLNIPWLQKPIESQLYVLGRELDELWQKFDKELKAGNLKHLDYDTQKHKLTWHRNQAKEPPTLDTIFYDQIPYCDVTEVFRFVHEKCQFLAALKPLQPRYAKKAANLDDLMAVIIAQAMNHGNKIMSQTSDIPYHVLTATYEQYLRQASLQAANDTISNAIMELPIFQHFSLDLDALYGAVDGQKFTVKHSNIKARHSRKYFGKGTGVVAYTLLCNHIPLQGYLIGAHEYEAHHVFDIWYRNTSEITPSVITGDMHSINKANFAILHWFGLSFSPRFTSLNKQLDDIYCFSRIERFNDQLIKPTKQIDCDLIVREKDTIDQIVATLGLKEITQGVLIRKLCTYAAANPTRQAIFEYDKLVRSIYTLKYLLNPDVEQIVNHSQNRIEAYHQLRAAIARIGGKKELTGHTDIELEISNQCARLMANVIIYYNSTLLSHLLTKFETQGNNSAVELIKRTSPIAWRHLLLNGHYTFHSDAPLIDIESIIERIELD, from the coding sequence ATGGCTAACAAAAATAAAAATCTTAGTGTCTTATCTGAAGCTGAAATTTTTGCCTACTATGGTCTCCCCGATTTTGATGAAGAGCAACAGGTTCGTTTTCTACTCTTATCTGAGTCAGAGTTAGCCCTCGCAAAATCCCGACCAAATATTAATTCTCAAATATACTGCGCCTTGCAACTAGGTTTTTTCAAAGCAAAGAAGCTCTTCTTTAAGTTCGATTGGACTGAGGTTGAAGCTGACAAAGATTTCATCATTGAAAATTACTTCAGCTCTGCTGATGTTATTACGGCTAACGCTATTGGAAACAAAGAATATTACATGCAGCGAAAATTGATAGCCGAATATTTCGGTTATCAGATGTGGTCAACAGTTCATAAACCACAGTTGTTAAAACTTGCCAAGCAAGTAGCAAGAAGAGATGTTACGCCAATTTACATATCTGTTGAGTTACTATCTTGGTTAGATGAAAGTGAGATAATGCGTCCCGCCTACACCACCTTACAACTTATTGTTGTTGAAGCGTTGTCTTTCGAAAGAGGAAGAATTGAGCTTTTGATCGAAGAGACCTTAACCACAACACAAAAGCTCAGTCTTGATAACTTGTTGATTCGTGAAGATTCACTGTCGAATTTGGCTGCTTTAAAACAAGATGCTAAAAACTTTAGGTGGAAGCAAATGTCTTTAGAACGTGAGAAAAGAAGCTCTCTAAAATCAATTTACAAAATATCAAAAATGATATTACCAAAACTTGATATCTCTCTACAAAATCGGCTTTACTATTCGAGTCTTGCAATTTTTTACACAATTTATGACTTACGCCGCTTACCCAAAGGGCAGTCTTATCTTTACCTTCTTTGTTATGCATTTTACCGCTTCAGACAATTAACTGATAATTTAGTTGATGCAATGAAATTTCATTTAAAGAAGCTGGAAACAACTAATAAGACATCTGCGAACATTAAATTCAACAAACTACACGCTAATGAACGGAAGAAGGCGCCACTAGTTGGGAAGTTACTTTTATTGTATGTCGATGAAAAATTAACTGATATTACTCCTTTTGGTGAAGTAAGGAGAAGAGCATTTAATATTCTTTCAAAAGAGGAATTAAAAGAAGCTGGCAATAGTATGCTTGATAAATCAATCACAAGGTTATCATTGAGGTGGCAACTCGTTAGTGAAATATCAAAGCTCGTCACATATCATTTAAGACCTATTTTCAGAGAAATACATTTTGAAAGCTCAATCCCCAACAACCCATGGCTAAGAGCACTTAATTGGGTCAATAGCACACATGATAAGAAACAAACACTATCATCGAGATCGATAGATGAATGTCCATCAGAGACTCTACCAAAGAGATTGAAATCTTTTCTGTGCCAGTTCGATGATGACAATCAACCTATTTCTGTTTATGCAGACAGATATGAGTTTTGGCTTTACAGGCAGTTACGTAAACGATTGCAAGCGGGTGAACTCTATATTGATGACAGTATCCAATATCGAAGGTTAAACGATGAATTGGTTTCTGTTGATGACAAGGTATCAATTCTAGAGCAACTGAATATCCCTTGGTTGCAAAAGCCAATTGAGAGTCAGCTTTATGTATTAGGAAGAGAATTAGATGAACTATGGCAAAAGTTCGATAAAGAGTTAAAAGCTGGGAACTTAAAACATTTAGATTATGACACCCAAAAGCACAAACTTACTTGGCATCGAAATCAAGCTAAGGAGCCACCGACATTAGATACAATATTCTATGATCAAATACCATATTGTGACGTGACTGAAGTTTTCCGATTTGTTCACGAAAAATGTCAGTTTTTGGCGGCATTAAAACCACTACAACCCAGATACGCTAAAAAAGCAGCAAATTTAGATGACTTAATGGCAGTAATCATTGCTCAGGCTATGAACCATGGAAATAAGATTATGTCACAAACAAGTGACATTCCTTACCATGTACTCACAGCGACATACGAGCAATATTTGCGTCAAGCGTCATTGCAAGCGGCAAATGATACTATCAGTAATGCGATCATGGAATTACCCATATTTCAGCATTTTTCGCTTGATCTCGATGCATTATATGGAGCAGTTGATGGACAAAAATTTACGGTAAAACATTCAAACATCAAAGCCAGACATTCTAGAAAATACTTTGGTAAAGGCACTGGTGTAGTAGCATATACATTATTGTGCAATCATATTCCGCTACAGGGCTACTTGATCGGAGCCCATGAATATGAAGCTCATCATGTATTTGATATTTGGTATCGGAACACGTCAGAAATTACACCATCAGTGATTACTGGCGATATGCATAGCATCAATAAAGCTAACTTTGCAATATTGCATTGGTTTGGTCTAAGCTTTTCTCCCAGATTTACTAGCTTGAACAAACAACTAGATGACATTTACTGCTTTAGCCGTATTGAAAGGTTTAACGATCAGCTTATTAAACCCACTAAACAAATAGATTGTGATTTAATCGTTCGAGAAAAAGATACTATTGATCAAATTGTGGCTACACTTGGCTTAAAAGAAATCACGCAAGGTGTCTTGATCAGGAAGTTATGCACATATGCTGCGGCAAACCCAACAAGGCAAGCGATCTTTGAGTACGATAAATTAGTTCGAAGTATTTACACATTGAAATATTTACTAAACCCTGATGTAGAACAGATAGTTAACCATTCTCAAAACAGAATCGAAGCCTATCACCAATTACGAGCAGCAATAGCGAGAATCGGTGGAAAAAAGGAATTGACAGGTCATACGGATATAGAGCTTGAAATAAGCAATCAATGTGCTCGATTGATGGCAAACGTCATTATTTACTATAACTCAACACTTTTGTCTCACTTACTAACTAAATTTGAAACACAGGGGAATAATAGTGCTGTTGAACTTATCAAAAGAACATCGCCGATTGCATGGCGACATCTCCTTTTAAATGGCCACTATACATTTCATAGTGATGCACCATTAATTGATATTGAGAGTATCATTGAGCGAATAGAGTTGGATTAG
- the uspE gene encoding universal stress protein UspE, which yields MTDYKKLLVVIAPSTDHQIALDRAVALSQKNDSPITVFLTIFDFSYEMTSILSADEREGMRQGVIQQRKAWLDSILEPYLSEGIDINSVVVWHNRPFESIIQHAIKGDYDVIIKGTHEHDKLKSVIFTPTDWHLMRKAPFPVLLVKDHAWPVNGKIVCAVNVSDDNEHQAINTKIIAHAKQLANQFEAEVHLVNAYPGTPVNISIELPSFDAFSYNESVRIEHENQLIKMAELHGINQVNCHAKEGLPEDVIPEVAQELDSELVILGTVGRTGISAALIGNTAEHVIDNINCDLLALKPDGYISPVTT from the coding sequence ATGACGGATTATAAGAAACTACTAGTTGTTATTGCCCCTTCTACAGACCATCAAATTGCACTTGATCGTGCAGTCGCTTTATCTCAAAAAAATGATTCCCCTATAACTGTATTTCTTACTATTTTTGATTTCTCTTATGAAATGACTTCTATTTTGTCCGCTGATGAACGAGAAGGCATGCGTCAAGGAGTTATCCAACAACGAAAAGCTTGGTTAGATTCCATTTTAGAGCCGTATTTATCTGAAGGCATTGATATAAATTCAGTAGTTGTTTGGCATAACCGGCCTTTTGAAAGTATCATTCAACATGCTATCAAGGGTGATTATGATGTCATCATCAAAGGCACACATGAACACGATAAACTTAAATCAGTGATTTTTACTCCAACTGATTGGCATTTGATGAGAAAAGCACCCTTCCCTGTTCTGTTAGTTAAAGATCATGCATGGCCAGTAAACGGGAAAATTGTTTGCGCTGTAAATGTCAGTGACGATAACGAACATCAAGCTATTAACACCAAGATAATTGCACATGCCAAGCAATTAGCCAATCAATTTGAAGCAGAAGTTCATCTGGTTAATGCCTACCCAGGAACACCTGTAAACATTTCTATAGAGCTTCCATCTTTTGATGCATTTAGCTATAACGAATCAGTCCGTATTGAACACGAAAATCAGTTAATCAAAATGGCAGAGTTGCATGGCATTAATCAAGTAAATTGTCATGCAAAAGAAGGTTTACCTGAAGACGTAATACCTGAAGTTGCCCAAGAGTTGGATTCTGAGCTTGTTATACTTGGTACTGTCGGGCGAACAGGCATTTCAGCAGCATTAATTGGAAATACAGCAGAACATGTAATTGATAATATAAACTGTGATTTATTGGCATTAAAACCCGACGGTTACATTTCGCCAGTTACAACATAA
- a CDS encoding FNR family transcription factor, producing the protein MTLELKKARKATGCTIHCHDCSMADLCIPVALNSNELDKLDDIIERKKPIQKGEQIFKSGDPLKSLYAIRSGTVKSYTITEHGEEQITGFHLAGDVIGFDGIQSELHQSFAEALETSMVCEIPFMTLDDLSATMPKLRRQIMRLMSNEIMTDQEMILLLSKKSAEERLATFISNLAHRYGSRGFSTKEFRLTMTRTDIGNYLGLTVETISRILGRFQKSDLIEVNGKYITIINFEALKALAGTTRVG; encoded by the coding sequence ATGACATTAGAATTAAAAAAGGCCCGCAAAGCAACTGGCTGCACAATCCACTGTCACGATTGTAGCATGGCTGATCTCTGCATACCTGTAGCGCTTAATAGTAATGAACTTGATAAACTTGATGATATCATCGAGCGAAAAAAACCCATTCAAAAAGGGGAGCAAATTTTTAAATCTGGTGATCCTTTAAAGTCACTTTATGCTATTCGTTCTGGAACCGTTAAAAGTTATACCATCACAGAACATGGCGAAGAACAAATCACAGGATTTCATCTCGCTGGAGATGTTATTGGATTTGATGGCATTCAATCAGAGTTACACCAAAGTTTTGCTGAAGCATTAGAAACATCAATGGTTTGTGAAATTCCATTTATGACTCTTGATGATTTATCAGCAACGATGCCAAAATTACGAAGGCAAATAATGCGCTTAATGAGTAATGAAATCATGACTGATCAAGAAATGATTTTGCTTCTCAGTAAAAAAAGCGCCGAAGAAAGGCTTGCTACATTTATTAGCAACTTAGCACATCGTTACGGCAGCAGAGGATTCTCTACAAAAGAGTTCCGACTTACAATGACTCGTACTGACATTGGTAATTACCTTGGTTTAACGGTTGAAACCATAAGTAGGATTTTAGGGCGTTTCCAAAAATCTGATTTGATTGAGGTCAATGGAAAGTACATTACAATAATTAATTTTGAAGCACTGAAGGCCTTAGCAGGGACTACTAGAGTTGGCTAA
- a CDS encoding sulfite exporter TauE/SafE family protein: protein MINFDVSGALLVGLMGAGHCFGMCGGLVAAFSSQTTTVKIGENLLLKQIWLQLSYNFGRIVSYSLAGAIVGGSAASLGSFFEIDNYLIGLRIFAGLMMIITGLYVSQIWFGLTKIEIIGKFLWKFIQPFATKLLPIQTRPKAIIAGLVWGWLPCGLVYSMLTWAVASGSALDGATIMAAFGLGTLPSLLAAGAAAKTVSSWLQQRAIKVVSGVSIILFGIHTLFIAVQQLS, encoded by the coding sequence ATGATTAACTTTGATGTTTCAGGCGCCCTACTTGTTGGCTTAATGGGCGCTGGCCATTGTTTTGGTATGTGTGGAGGTTTAGTTGCTGCTTTTTCCAGTCAAACTACGACGGTAAAAATCGGTGAAAATCTATTATTAAAGCAAATATGGCTGCAATTGAGCTATAATTTTGGCCGCATAGTGAGTTATTCGCTAGCTGGAGCCATTGTTGGTGGTTCAGCAGCGTCATTAGGCTCATTTTTTGAAATTGATAATTATCTCATTGGGCTAAGAATATTCGCTGGCCTAATGATGATTATTACAGGTCTATATGTGTCACAAATATGGTTTGGATTAACCAAAATTGAAATTATTGGCAAGTTTTTATGGAAGTTCATACAACCCTTCGCTACAAAATTGCTGCCTATCCAAACAAGACCTAAGGCTATAATAGCTGGCCTTGTTTGGGGATGGTTACCCTGCGGGTTAGTTTATTCAATGTTAACTTGGGCTGTTGCTTCAGGGTCTGCTCTTGATGGCGCTACGATTATGGCTGCATTTGGATTAGGTACGCTTCCATCTTTACTGGCAGCAGGTGCAGCAGCAAAGACCGTATCTTCATGGCTACAACAACGTGCTATAAAAGTTGTTAGCGGTGTATCAATTATTTTATTTGGTATTCACACACTGTTCATAGCTGTTCAACAACTATCTTAG
- the ccoS gene encoding cbb3-type cytochrome oxidase assembly protein CcoS, translating into MSIIYVLIPIAMLFVAIAVGIFFWAVKSDQFDDLNRQGSSILFEDESPESEVNKSNDIKVSNND; encoded by the coding sequence ATGAGTATAATTTACGTATTGATTCCAATCGCAATGCTTTTTGTTGCAATTGCGGTAGGTATTTTTTTCTGGGCTGTTAAATCAGATCAATTTGATGATTTAAATCGACAAGGTTCGTCGATTTTGTTTGAAGATGAATCGCCAGAAAGTGAGGTTAACAAATCAAACGATATAAAAGTGTCAAACAATGATTAA
- a CDS encoding heavy metal translocating P-type ATPase has product MKEVSCFHCSEPVLSGQTFTTDINGRTELMCCAGCQAVAQAIMDAGLNNYYKFRTEPGKKQSTLVPDELNSFSAYDLNEVQKEFVHNKNDIQSVSLSIDGITCSACAWLIENKVKQLAGVVKVLVNSTTQRAIVEWVNSEIKLSAILNVINKIGYVAAPFQIDKQEEKADKNSRQFLLRLGLAGFATMQVMMFALALYRGYFTDLDIEFRDYFRWVSMIFAAPVALYSAQPFYFSAIRSIFAGKINMDVAVSIAILGAFFASCIATINGSGEVYYESVSMFTFFLLLGRYFEQKAKQKASVNSSNLHKLVPLTANLLTDNKIIEVAAKQLEVNQIILVKPGEVIAADGLIIEGSTSINESMLTGEHLPVTKNIGAQVFAGTINVEQPIKVEINAIGNDQFVAEIIRLQEVASNNRPAISLLVDKLARYFSAGVLSISFITYIIWYYFISSEDAFWVTLSVLVATCPCALSLATPTAVTCATAMFTKLGIITRRSGVFETLPQIQQVIFDKTGTLTYGNLSIKSVDTSVSNQKTDILEIIASLEHGSIHPVAKTFSPYYRNDKYQVHSIKHHVGKGLLGKIGEHKYKVGSFSFVCLPLQNINSSGLAFEHEADELNHQTIWLSKNDEIIARISFEDVIRVDAYATIDNILQQKIKIVIASGDNKGPVKMVAEQLGVRNIHHNLSPNDKLQLVNEFQANGKKVAMFGDGINDAPVLAGADLSVAIGSGTDIAKNSADLIFLGDKLSRFNDAITVAKKTTAIIKQNLFWALGYNIIVLPLAVSGNIAPYIAAIGMSLSSLIVVSNSLRLLKEPT; this is encoded by the coding sequence ATGAAAGAAGTGAGTTGTTTCCATTGTTCTGAACCTGTTTTATCTGGTCAAACTTTTACAACCGATATAAACGGACGTACAGAATTAATGTGCTGCGCCGGTTGCCAAGCTGTTGCACAAGCTATCATGGATGCTGGTCTTAATAATTATTATAAATTCAGAACTGAGCCAGGAAAAAAACAATCAACGCTCGTACCAGACGAGCTTAATAGTTTCAGTGCTTATGATTTAAATGAAGTTCAAAAAGAATTTGTTCATAATAAAAATGACATTCAATCAGTTTCTCTTTCGATTGATGGTATTACCTGTTCGGCTTGTGCTTGGTTAATCGAAAATAAGGTAAAACAACTTGCTGGTGTAGTAAAAGTTCTAGTTAACTCTACAACACAACGGGCAATCGTTGAGTGGGTTAACTCAGAAATTAAATTAAGTGCAATTCTTAATGTTATCAACAAAATTGGTTATGTGGCAGCTCCATTTCAAATAGACAAACAAGAAGAAAAAGCAGATAAAAATAGTCGACAATTTCTGTTAAGACTCGGGCTTGCAGGCTTTGCGACAATGCAAGTTATGATGTTTGCTTTGGCTTTATATCGTGGTTATTTTACTGACTTAGATATTGAATTTAGAGACTATTTTCGTTGGGTCAGCATGATTTTTGCGGCACCAGTTGCATTATATTCAGCGCAGCCTTTCTATTTTAGTGCTATCAGGTCAATTTTTGCTGGCAAGATTAATATGGATGTTGCAGTGTCGATTGCCATATTAGGTGCATTCTTTGCGAGCTGTATTGCAACGATTAACGGATCAGGCGAGGTATATTATGAATCCGTTTCAATGTTTACCTTTTTTCTTCTTTTAGGCCGTTATTTTGAACAAAAAGCGAAACAAAAAGCATCCGTTAACTCAAGTAACCTACATAAACTTGTACCATTAACAGCAAATCTTCTCACTGATAATAAAATAATAGAGGTTGCGGCCAAGCAACTTGAAGTTAACCAAATTATCTTAGTTAAACCCGGTGAGGTGATTGCTGCTGACGGCCTTATTATTGAAGGTTCAACCAGTATTAATGAGTCAATGTTGACGGGTGAGCATTTACCCGTAACAAAAAATATTGGAGCACAAGTGTTCGCGGGTACCATAAATGTAGAGCAACCTATTAAAGTCGAAATTAATGCTATTGGGAATGATCAATTTGTAGCAGAAATCATAAGGTTACAAGAGGTAGCGTCAAACAATCGCCCTGCTATTTCACTTTTAGTTGATAAACTTGCACGTTATTTTTCAGCAGGAGTGCTAAGCATTAGTTTTATCACCTACATCATTTGGTATTATTTCATTTCTTCAGAAGATGCTTTTTGGGTAACATTATCTGTTCTTGTTGCCACCTGCCCTTGTGCATTATCGCTTGCAACGCCAACAGCAGTAACTTGTGCAACAGCAATGTTCACGAAATTAGGGATCATTACACGTCGCTCGGGAGTTTTTGAGACCTTACCCCAAATCCAGCAAGTTATTTTCGATAAAACTGGAACTTTGACCTATGGTAACCTTTCAATAAAGTCCGTAGATACCTCTGTTTCAAATCAAAAAACAGACATACTTGAAATTATTGCTTCTCTAGAACATGGCTCTATTCATCCAGTTGCAAAAACTTTTTCACCCTACTACCGCAATGATAAATATCAAGTTCATTCTATAAAGCATCATGTAGGAAAAGGACTTTTAGGTAAAATTGGTGAACATAAATATAAAGTAGGCAGCTTTAGTTTTGTATGTCTCCCGTTACAAAATATTAATTCTTCGGGACTTGCTTTTGAGCATGAAGCTGATGAATTAAATCACCAAACTATTTGGTTATCAAAAAATGATGAAATTATTGCCAGAATATCATTTGAAGATGTTATTCGTGTTGACGCATATGCCACGATAGATAACATTTTACAGCAAAAAATTAAGATCGTTATTGCCAGCGGTGATAATAAGGGTCCAGTAAAAATGGTCGCCGAGCAGCTTGGCGTGAGAAACATTCATCACAACTTATCGCCAAATGATAAACTTCAGCTTGTTAATGAATTTCAGGCTAATGGCAAAAAAGTCGCAATGTTTGGTGATGGAATTAACGATGCTCCAGTTCTAGCTGGTGCAGATTTATCTGTCGCTATTGGAAGCGGAACTGATATTGCAAAAAACAGTGCAGATTTAATCTTTTTAGGCGATAAACTTTCACGATTTAATGATGCTATAACGGTTGCTAAAAAGACAACCGCAATAATAAAGCAAAATTTATTTTGGGCGTTAGGTTACAACATTATTGTATTGCCATTAGCTGTTTCAGGTAATATTGCTCCCTACATCGCTGCAATTGGTATGTCACTTAGTTCATTAATTGTTGTATCAAACAGTTTGAGATTATTAAAGGAACCAACATGA
- a CDS encoding FixH family protein, producing the protein MEKPEAWYKQFWPWFLIILPSIVIIASVITFKIALDNADSLVADDYYKKGKGINQDIHKIQKARSLGLQFSINVLDDEVLIKQHGGKPYNAALNVEFYHPTIQQKDFAALASADGNHTYHITLKEPLEGEWEIRVENFNKSWRLQKRFNLTSDVERWLN; encoded by the coding sequence ATGGAAAAACCTGAAGCTTGGTATAAGCAATTTTGGCCTTGGTTCTTAATTATTCTCCCTTCTATTGTTATTATTGCAAGTGTCATCACTTTCAAAATTGCATTAGATAATGCAGATTCATTGGTTGCTGATGATTACTACAAGAAAGGTAAAGGTATCAATCAGGATATACACAAAATACAGAAAGCTCGGTCGCTAGGATTGCAGTTTTCAATTAATGTCCTTGATGACGAAGTACTGATAAAGCAGCATGGCGGCAAACCGTATAACGCTGCTTTGAATGTGGAATTTTATCACCCGACAATTCAACAAAAAGATTTTGCTGCATTAGCGTCAGCTGATGGTAACCATACATATCACATCACACTAAAAGAGCCTTTAGAAGGTGAATGGGAAATCAGAGTCGAAAATTTCAATAAAAGCTGGCGATTGCAAAAACGATTCAATCTTACAAGTGATGTTGAGCGCTGGTTAAACTAA
- the ccoP gene encoding cytochrome-c oxidase, cbb3-type subunit III, which yields MSSFWSIWITVISLFVIAGCFILLRLVSKNNTGVKEGESMGHSFDGIEELNNPLPKWWSYMFYVTIVFGVIYLILYPGLGNFQGVLKWSSSNQSIGTEQGIKADSKAAVLAAKENGHYVQYDQEVKKADDTYGPIFAAYLATPLEELVKNKDALNVGKRLFVQNCAQCHGSDARGGIGFPNLTDGAWLYGGDLASIKTSIMSGRNGFMPPKGGLPIEDSELAGLTEYLYQISGHEVNAELATQGQGSFMKGCFACHGMDGKGNKFMGAPNLTDNAWLYGGSRKSIEQSIKFGRSGAMPAWKDVLGEEKVHVITAYVYSLSNQ from the coding sequence ATGAGTAGCTTCTGGAGTATATGGATCACAGTAATATCTTTATTTGTGATTGCAGGATGTTTCATCCTACTTCGACTCGTTTCAAAAAATAACACAGGTGTTAAAGAAGGTGAGTCTATGGGACACTCCTTTGATGGCATCGAAGAACTTAATAACCCACTACCTAAGTGGTGGAGTTATATGTTTTACGTCACTATTGTTTTTGGGGTTATCTACCTGATTTTATATCCAGGTTTAGGTAATTTCCAAGGCGTGCTTAAGTGGAGTAGTTCTAACCAAAGTATTGGTACAGAACAAGGTATTAAAGCGGATTCTAAGGCTGCAGTTTTAGCAGCTAAAGAAAATGGGCATTATGTACAGTACGACCAAGAAGTTAAAAAGGCCGATGATACATATGGTCCTATTTTCGCAGCATACTTAGCTACCCCGCTTGAGGAACTTGTTAAGAACAAAGACGCTTTGAATGTTGGTAAACGTTTATTCGTTCAAAACTGTGCTCAATGTCATGGATCTGATGCTCGAGGTGGTATTGGCTTCCCTAACCTAACAGATGGTGCATGGTTGTATGGTGGCGATTTAGCTTCGATTAAAACGTCAATCATGAGTGGTCGAAATGGTTTTATGCCGCCTAAAGGTGGTTTACCAATCGAAGATAGTGAACTTGCTGGATTGACTGAATATTTATACCAAATCTCTGGTCATGAAGTTAATGCTGAATTAGCAACCCAAGGTCAAGGTTCATTTATGAAAGGCTGTTTTGCTTGTCATGGAATGGATGGTAAAGGTAATAAGTTTATGGGTGCGCCTAACCTAACTGATAATGCTTGGTTATACGGCGGATCTCGTAAATCAATCGAACAAAGCATTAAGTTTGGTCGAAGCGGTGCTATGCCAGCTTGGAAAGATGTACTTGGTGAAGAAAAGGTTCACGTAATCACAGCTTACGTTTACAGTTTGTCTAACCAATAA